The following proteins come from a genomic window of Corynebacterium falsenii:
- a CDS encoding S1C family serine protease produces the protein MSEREESMNNNGGDNGQFPGQPDFSKNNHYRQNDHNGENLHWNGQGGVNHPAQTHSHYAGQPNQQGPAGQGQQGQPSDVGRTQSMPPVGGSAHATSAQSQPGFGSGMAAGMAGGQGPQGPQGPQSPQGPQGYPAGGQTATAPRRWSTPAVAALLLAGAVLASGTTYVAMDQFGGSSNTVTSSFNSAPEQGKNTENTSNPPQPGTVSAVADKVLPSVVSINVTTARGGGEGSGSIISSDGLIMTNNHVIAGADQPGGKIEVMLNDGRALPAKVVAADPQTDIAVIKAEGANDLKPITFGNSNDVQVGENVVAIGSPLGLSSTVTTGIVSAKNRPVQATGEQGGEASLIDAIQTDASINPGNSGGALVNMKGELIGIPSVIATTGGSGSDTGGSIGLGFAIPVDQAERIAKQLIDTGKVQHPIIGAKINTQANVLGAQIVEVNPGSPAEKAGLKPGEIVTRVDDRRVESGVGLIAAIRSHAVGDKVSLTVVNANGGDEHNVDVTLTASD, from the coding sequence ATGAGTGAGAGGGAAGAAAGCATGAACAACAACGGAGGGGACAACGGTCAGTTCCCAGGACAGCCCGACTTCAGCAAGAACAACCACTACCGCCAGAACGACCACAACGGTGAAAACCTGCACTGGAACGGCCAGGGAGGCGTGAACCACCCGGCGCAGACCCATTCGCACTATGCGGGTCAGCCGAACCAGCAGGGACCGGCGGGGCAGGGTCAGCAGGGGCAGCCGAGTGATGTGGGTCGGACGCAGAGCATGCCGCCGGTAGGCGGATCGGCGCACGCTACGTCGGCACAGTCACAGCCGGGCTTCGGCTCGGGCATGGCTGCCGGAATGGCTGGAGGACAGGGGCCGCAGGGACCGCAGGGTCCGCAGAGCCCACAAGGTCCGCAGGGATACCCCGCGGGCGGTCAGACCGCAACGGCACCGCGCCGCTGGTCCACCCCGGCCGTGGCAGCGCTGCTGCTCGCCGGAGCTGTGCTCGCGTCCGGCACCACCTACGTGGCGATGGACCAGTTCGGAGGTAGCTCCAACACCGTGACCTCCTCGTTCAACTCTGCACCGGAGCAGGGCAAGAACACCGAGAACACGTCCAACCCGCCCCAGCCCGGAACCGTGTCCGCCGTCGCGGACAAGGTCCTGCCCTCGGTGGTGTCCATCAACGTGACGACCGCCCGTGGTGGCGGTGAGGGCTCCGGCTCGATCATCAGCTCCGATGGTCTCATCATGACTAACAACCACGTCATCGCCGGGGCCGATCAGCCGGGCGGCAAGATCGAGGTCATGCTCAATGACGGCCGCGCGCTTCCCGCCAAGGTAGTTGCCGCCGACCCGCAGACCGACATCGCCGTGATCAAGGCCGAGGGCGCCAACGACCTCAAACCCATCACCTTCGGCAACTCCAACGATGTGCAGGTGGGCGAGAACGTGGTCGCTATCGGCTCACCCTTGGGTTTGAGCTCCACGGTGACCACGGGCATCGTGTCCGCCAAGAACCGCCCCGTTCAGGCCACAGGTGAGCAGGGTGGCGAGGCATCGCTCATCGACGCCATCCAGACCGACGCTTCCATCAACCCCGGCAACTCCGGCGGCGCTTTGGTGAACATGAAGGGCGAACTGATCGGCATCCCGTCAGTCATCGCCACCACCGGCGGTAGCGGATCCGATACGGGCGGATCGATCGGCCTGGGCTTCGCGATCCCCGTCGACCAGGCTGAGCGCATCGCCAAGCAGCTCATCGATACCGGCAAGGTTCAGCACCCCATCATTGGCGCCAAGATCAACACACAGGCCAACGTGCTCGGTGCACAGATCGTGGAAGTCAACCCCGGAAGCCCGGCAGAAAAGGCTGGTCTCAAGCCCGGCGAGATCGTCACGCGTGTGGATGATCGACGCGTCGAATCGGGTGTGGGGCTCATTGCCGCCATTCGCTCGCATGCGGTGGGGGACAAGGTCAGCCTCACGGTCGTCAACGCCAATGGCGGCGACGAGCACAATGTTGACGTGACCCTGACTGCCTCGGACTAA
- the mscL gene encoding large conductance mechanosensitive channel protein MscL: MFAGFKKFIMRGNVMELAVAVIIGSAFTAIVTAFTKGIIEPLLAAVGGSPDIGLGFHIRAGQDATFVDIGSVITAAINFLIVAAVIYFLMIVPMNKLAELNAARKGIDPDEATSASETELLTEIRDLLAAQQKATSAGTANAANAQVPRTTDTPQKD, from the coding sequence GTGTTCGCTGGCTTTAAGAAATTCATCATGCGCGGCAATGTCATGGAACTGGCCGTCGCCGTGATCATCGGCTCTGCATTCACCGCAATTGTCACCGCATTCACGAAGGGAATTATCGAGCCGCTGCTGGCCGCTGTGGGTGGTTCGCCGGATATCGGCTTGGGTTTCCACATCCGTGCGGGTCAGGACGCCACGTTCGTGGATATCGGAAGCGTCATCACCGCCGCCATCAACTTCCTCATCGTGGCAGCAGTGATCTACTTCCTCATGATCGTGCCGATGAATAAGCTCGCCGAGCTCAACGCAGCCCGTAAGGGCATCGACCCCGATGAAGCCACCAGCGCGAGCGAAACTGAGCTCCTTACTGAGATCCGCGACCTGCTGGCTGCCCAGCAGAAGGCAACATCCGCAGGCACTGCAAACGCTGCGAATGCTCAGGTCCCTAGAACCACGGATACCCCGCAGAAGGATTAA
- a CDS encoding sensor histidine kinase — translation MTAITVMISIAVITGVAYTTVSRGLEQELDKNLHTQAQSVIDSGYTFPAEQEGQGDTYQPEFRENNSDVGVLVVPEDNTGARTPVRKFDSVLPPEALGVIEGEEIYSYSTDGHYRYFAVRAADGRVVVVRQDITFTKQTLDALSLVLLLVAVTGFLGAIVTGIAVASSALQPIARLRRATDRVTKTGQLRQIPVYNRDELGALTESFNDMMEALQDAQTKQKNLVADASHELKTPLTSLRTNIELLMLASKSDSPAISQQDRDDIERDVIAQIEEMSTLIGDLVDLAREDEPAKELTTVEVSQIITEGIDRVQRRRPDVEFDAKLIPWELRGDQFGLSRALLNVLDNAAKWSPAGATVRIRMTDLGEHSNYIDGHPAVLISVADSGPGIAAEDRPKIFDRFYRSISSRSMPGSGLGLAIVKQVIDRHGGVVFAEESDDGGTLMNVVLPGKAVSSLRGD, via the coding sequence TCCGGATACACCTTCCCCGCAGAGCAAGAAGGCCAAGGCGACACGTACCAGCCGGAATTCAGGGAAAACAACAGCGACGTCGGCGTGCTCGTCGTTCCCGAGGACAACACCGGCGCGCGAACTCCAGTGCGCAAGTTCGACTCCGTTCTTCCACCGGAGGCCCTCGGCGTGATCGAAGGGGAAGAGATCTACTCCTACAGCACCGACGGCCACTACCGGTACTTCGCAGTGCGGGCCGCCGACGGCAGGGTTGTCGTTGTCCGCCAAGACATCACCTTTACCAAACAAACCCTCGACGCGCTCTCGCTCGTACTTCTGCTCGTGGCCGTCACCGGCTTCCTCGGGGCAATCGTCACCGGCATCGCCGTGGCCTCCTCGGCTCTCCAACCTATCGCTCGGCTCCGACGCGCCACCGACCGAGTCACGAAGACCGGGCAGCTCAGGCAGATCCCCGTTTACAACAGGGACGAGCTCGGTGCGCTCACCGAGTCCTTCAACGACATGATGGAGGCGCTCCAGGATGCGCAGACGAAACAGAAGAATCTCGTCGCCGATGCCTCCCACGAGCTCAAGACGCCCCTGACCTCCCTGAGGACGAATATCGAATTGCTGATGTTGGCGTCGAAAAGTGACAGCCCAGCCATTAGCCAGCAGGACCGTGACGACATTGAAAGAGACGTCATCGCCCAAATCGAGGAGATGAGCACTCTCATCGGCGATCTCGTGGATCTCGCGCGGGAGGACGAACCAGCCAAGGAACTGACCACGGTGGAGGTGTCGCAGATCATCACGGAGGGCATCGACCGAGTTCAACGGCGACGTCCCGACGTGGAATTCGACGCCAAACTCATCCCATGGGAGCTTCGCGGGGATCAATTCGGACTTTCTCGGGCGCTGCTCAACGTGTTAGATAACGCCGCGAAATGGTCGCCGGCCGGGGCCACAGTGAGAATTCGAATGACCGACCTCGGCGAACACTCCAATTACATTGACGGGCACCCTGCGGTGCTCATCAGCGTGGCGGACTCCGGACCGGGCATCGCGGCAGAAGACAGACCCAAAATCTTCGACCGTTTTTACCGGTCTATTAGCTCAAGGTCAATGCCCGGATCTGGGCTCGGGTTGGCCATCGTCAAGCAGGTGATCGATCGGCACGGGGGAGTAGTGTTCGCAGAGGAATCCGACGACGGCGGGACGCTCATGAACGTGGTGCTGCCCGGTAAAGCTGTGAGCTCGCTGAGAGGTGACTGA
- a CDS encoding MogA/MoaB family molybdenum cofactor biosynthesis protein yields the protein MDSVDASHMERLTSEIPEPDDSIFHTLDAEDRTRGERPLNPLLHAMVVIVSDAPEGENRSGELVAELLSEEDFLVDAVLQVESRKPAIRQAIQTAVVGGADLVVTIGGTGTGPRDKAPEATRAELDRKVPGIAEAIRASGLSANSLDAGLSRGVAGISGSTVIVNLAGSRGAIRDGMATLGPLVRHVIADMNR from the coding sequence ATGGATTCCGTTGATGCGTCGCACATGGAACGGCTGACCTCAGAGATTCCCGAGCCCGATGATTCGATCTTCCACACCCTCGATGCTGAGGATCGTACCCGTGGCGAGCGCCCCCTCAACCCGCTGCTCCACGCCATGGTCGTGATTGTCTCAGATGCCCCGGAGGGGGAGAACCGCTCCGGCGAGCTCGTGGCCGAGCTGCTGTCCGAGGAGGACTTCCTCGTGGACGCTGTTCTTCAGGTGGAATCCCGCAAGCCCGCTATCCGCCAGGCGATCCAGACGGCAGTTGTCGGCGGCGCCGATCTTGTGGTGACCATCGGCGGCACGGGCACCGGCCCGCGCGACAAGGCCCCCGAGGCCACCCGCGCCGAGCTGGACCGCAAGGTTCCAGGCATCGCCGAGGCCATTCGCGCGTCAGGCCTGTCGGCGAACTCGCTGGATGCCGGCCTGTCTCGCGGTGTCGCAGGCATCTCCGGATCCACCGTGATCGTTAATCTCGCGGGGTCGCGCGGCGCGATCCGCGACGGCATGGCTACCCTCGGACCGCTGGTCCGCCACGTCATCGCCGACATGAACCGCTAG